The genome window ATTTCATAAATTTATGTAATTTAAGAATAATTAAAAAGAAATATTACTACAATAAAAATTTTTGTTATTTTTAATCTTGTTCTGATATATAAGTATTATTTTATTTAATTAGAGATTTTTCTAATTCTTCTTTTGCATAATTTTTTATTAAGCTTTGTAGTTCACCTGATGTTTGCATTTGTTTTAATTTGTTTTCTATGAGGATTATTTTTTCATTGTGTTTTTTTTGTAAGTAATGATACAAAGGATAATTTTCAATAATTGCAGGTTTTAGCTCGTATATTTTTTTTTCTAAACCCATTTTGTTTATCACCACTTTAGCATTTAAATCTGATGTTATAAAAAGATCAATTCTATTTTCTGTCAGCATTTTTATTAGTTGATCAACCGAATTTACAATAGTTAATTGTGGAAAATTTGCAGTAAGTTTTTCCAAATCAAGAACACCTTTGATAAGTCCTATTCGATATTTTGCAAGCGATTTAAATGGACTTACTTCTATGTTTTTTTTATCAGAAAAGACAGAAAGTTTAATATAATTTATTGGATATTTAATACGCTTTAAATTAGGATAATCTTTTCCAAAGTCAAAATCTCTACAGACTTCCCCATCAATATTTCCTTTTGTCGATTCAATAACTGATCTTCTTCCTGGCAAGGCAACTACTTTAATTTTTATATTTACTTGATTATAAATATTAAGTAATACTTTCTCACAAAGATTTGCGTTTGCTAGTG of Pigmentibacter sp. JX0631 contains these proteins:
- a CDS encoding transporter substrate-binding domain-containing protein; its protein translation is MKYKIIGIFIIFLILMKDNIYASSENLLTIGRFPSLANANLCEKVLLNIYNQVNIKIKVVALPGRRSVIESTKGNIDGEVCRDFDFGKDYPNLKRIKYPINYIKLSVFSDKKNIEVSPFKSLAKYRIGLIKGVLDLEKLTANFPQLTIVNSVDQLIKMLTENRIDLFITSDLNAKVVINKMGLEKKIYELKPAIIENYPLYHYLQKKHNEKIILIENKLKQMQTSGELQSLIKNYAKEELEKSLIK